From a single Populus nigra chromosome 18, ddPopNigr1.1, whole genome shotgun sequence genomic region:
- the LOC133678710 gene encoding cyclin-dependent kinase C-2-like, whose amino-acid sequence MAAAGALAAPGQLNLTESPYWGSRSVDCFEKLEQIGEGTYGQVYMAREIKTGEIVALKKIRMDNEREGFPITAIREIKILKKLHHENVIKLKEIVTSQGPEKDDQGKPDDNKYKGGIYMVFEYMDHDLTGLADRPGIRFTVPQIKCYMRQLLTGLHYCHINQVLHRDIKGSNLLIDNEGNLKLADFGLARSFSNEHQSNLTNRVITLWYRPPELLLGSTKYGPAVDMWSVGCIFAELLHGKPIFPGKDEPEQLNKIFELCGAPDEVNWPGVSKIPWYNNFKPTRPMKRRLREVFRHFDRHALELLERMLALDPAQRISAKDALDAEYFWTDPPPCDPKSLPKYESSHEFQTKKKRQQQRQHEENAKRQKLQHPQPHSRLLPVQQSGARPQMRTGPNQSMHGSQPPVTGPGHYGRPRGPPVGPGRYPSGGTSGGYNHPSHGGQGGGGYGSGPYPPQGRAPPYPSTGMPGGAPRGGGGSGYGVGAPNYPQGGPYGGSGAGRGSNMMGGNRNQQYGWQQ is encoded by the exons atggcggCAGCAGGAGCATTAGCAGCGCCAGGCCAACTTAACCTGACAGAATCACCTTATTGGGGTTCGAGAAGCGTTGATTGTTTTGAGAAATTAGAACAGATTGGTGAAGGCACTTATGG CCAGGTTTACATGGCTAGAGAAATAAAGACAGGTGAAATAGTTGctttgaagaaaataagaatgGACAATGAGAGAGAAGGG TTTCCTATAACAGCCATACGGGAAATCAAAATTCTGAAGAAGCTACACCATGAAAATGTTATTAAGCTGAAAGAGATAGTGACATCTCAAG GCCCTGAGAAAGATGATCAAGGAAAGCCAG ATGATAACAAGTATAAAGGTGGGATTTACATGGTTTTCGAATACATGGACCATGATTTGACAGGTCTTGCAGATCGTCCTGGGATTAGATTTACAGTTCCACAGATTAAG TGCTACATGAGGCAGCTTCTAACAGGGCTGCACTATTGTCACATAAATCAAGTGCTTCATAGAGATATTAAAG GATCTAATCTTCTTATCGACAATGAGGGTAATCTGAAGCTTGCTGATTTTGGGCTTGCCCGATCATTCTCAAATGAGCACCAATCAAATCTTACGAATCGTGTTATTACTTTATGGTACAG GCCTCCAGAGTTGCTGCTTGGGTCAACGAAGTATGGTCCAGCTGTTGATATGTGGTCTGTTGGTTGTATCTTTGCTGAACTTCTGCATGGAAAGCCAATTTTTCCCGGGAAAGATGAG CCTGAACAACTAAATAAGATTTTTGAGCTGTGTGGAGCTCCGGATGAGGTTAACTGGCCTGGAGTTTCAAAGATTCCTTGGTACAACAATTTTAAGCCAACAAGGCCTATGAAGAGGCGTCTCAGAGAGGTTTTTAGACA CTTTGACCGCCATGCCTTGGAGTTGCTGGAGAGGATGCTGGCTCTTGATCCTGCTCAG AGAATTTCAGCCAAGGATGCACTTGATGCTGAGTATTTCTGGACTGACCCACCACCATGTGACCCCAAGAG TTTACCAAAATATGAATCATCGCATGAGTTTCAGACAAAGAAAAAGCGCCAGCAACAAAGACAGCATGAAGAAAATGCCAAAAGGCAAAAACTACAGCATCCACAGCCGCATTCCCGCCTTCTACCTGTTCAGCAGTCTGGGGCACGTCCCCAAATGCGGACAGGGCCTAATCAGTCCATGCATGGTTCTCAGCCCCCAGTTACAGGTCCTGGACATTATGGGAGGCCTCGTGGACCTCCAGTTGGTCCAGGTAGATACCCTTCAGGTGGAACAAGTGGGGGATACAACCACCCGAGTCATGGTGGCCAAGGGGGAGGAGGTTATGGCAGCGGTCCCTATCCTCCACAAGGACGAGCCCCACCATATCCTTCCACTGGCATGCCTGGTGGTGCTCCACGTGGAGGAGGAGGTAGTGGATATGGAGTTGGTGCTCCAAATTATCCTCAAGGTGGTCCATACGGTGGTTCTGGTGCTGGGCGTGGCTCAAACATGATGGGAGGAAACCGCAACCAACAATATGGTTGGCAGCAGTAA